The Ananas comosus cultivar F153 linkage group 20, ASM154086v1, whole genome shotgun sequence region ACAGGTAAATAGAGTTAGGGGATAGTTGTTAGAGCAATGCTCCTATACACCAAAAAAATCttaaccattaaaattttttaaatggacGGTCAAGATGCATCCTTTAAAAGAGGATGACTGGTATTTGATACCATCGGTACCGGTCAACTCTTCAAgagggcaattttttttttttttttttgcaccgagggcattttggtaaattttcatATCTTAATATACCATGGAAACTTTTCACccaccaccatcatcttctcctcttctccgaagctattttttctttttttacttttttttctttttttttgctgagaGAGAAATCCATGTCTATTACTTAAGTTTTCACccaccaccatcatcttctcctcttctccgaagctatttttccttttttttttcttttttctttttttttttgttgagagagaaattCATGTCTATTCTTCCTCTTCCATTTTTTAATTTCCCATCGACAACATCTCATCTTCCTCCAAAtcccatttcttttctttttttttttttggttgagagAGAAATTCATGTCCATTTTACTTCAATTTTTGAACTAATATCTAATctatatattcttataattttttagcgaTAGATCATttaaagtttaagctcaaattgatttttaaattcaattttataaaagtttattacttatcaaattagtactatctaatttggtaagtaacaaaattaaaaaagaaaacatatatttatgtagggttgatcaaatttgataattagtttttatttgtttttccaTATTACCTTTACGAATTGTAATCTGTTGAGCAGGTAATCACTATGCAAAAGACAATCTCGCCCTTAAAATATGAAGGgctatatttaatttatctggtgtattgaagcattcctcttATTATTAAACTGGCCGCTTTACCAGCCGAAAGTCTAAAATGTCTCTCATATATCGTTTAATGATTCTGAGTTAGAAAATATGTTTTTACCGGTgcctatataaaaaaaaaaataaaaaaaaaataaaattaaacctaACAAGATCATCTCCTCGTTGAAAAGGACGGAGGGctataacaataataactaggcttacaTATTTTGGTTCAGCAGTTTAGacccaataaattattaatattattggACCGAAtagttacaaaaaatatattcaacattattattttttttattttcctttactAGCTAGActctttatcattttatatgacTCAATAGAACTGGCCTATTTGACATGAATTATATGTTTGCACTGAAGATTTAAGAAGTTTTTGTAAGAATTAAACAAGCAAAACAATCACAAACAAGCCCTTTGTATTATTTCTCTTCTCATACATCAGCATCCATTATTACTTATTAGTGGGCAATGTGTAAGCAGATCATGGATTAAAGAAAAGGTTCAATGAagttctaatttatttaaaaagactttaatatcatatcataaAGTGCACTCTTAAATAGGTCAATTAATTAATGATGAACAAACCAACAAAatggatatctaaaattttacttgTTTTGATCTtgcatttaaatattaaaaccaTTAATCAAGCCATTAATTTGCACTTATTCCTTAGCATTTTGTGAAGAAGGTATCCTACTGTTTctattattacataaaatacaAATCCTTCCTTTCATAAGATACATAGAGGATAGATTAGTACATTTATTTAATGACATTGTTTGAATTATGTATTCGTCATCTAATAGTAAGCAACTCGGAACCTTCAGCTCTGATATCATGCGAAATAATTATTACATAATAgtatttttgataatttatatcaaataaaTGTGATTAGAAAGCTAAAAGATATCTATCTTAAGAGAGAATGAGATAAATTACATGTCACATATATAAAATCCTATcatcttttttttgggggagtGGTATGAACAAGAAATTAGTGAAGCTAAAGAATTCTAATTATGATCAACATATTTTCCTTCTAGCAAAGAAAGAATGAAGAACATTTAAACCAATAGAACAAACTTTACAATGTATATGATAGCtaattttatcttataaaaaatCTTATCCCAATCAAAATTTGTATCTTacatatcatcatcatcactacCTACTGTCACTAATTAAGCAAATTGTGATTGACTCTTTCTCTAGCGCATGTGTATGCTTGCAAATTTGCAACATAGTGAACaactttataatattaaataatatcaTAATCCAATTACACTTGCAATAATTTAGTATGGAAATATCtctacaaatatattaatttgtatgTTGTGGGCTCATATTGGTATATGTAAAAAGTATTCTTGCCGTACAACATATATTTGGTTGGGATTTCGCCACGAAAGCGGATTAATTATTTAccaataaatagatatatatatatatatatataaatggctAACATCACCAGTGATTGATGCACCTAGCTACTCTTTTCACCCTTTCAAAGGAACAAAAGCAACATGTAGTGCATCATCATCCTCTACTTGTTGAAGGGTCCACCTAATCCTTGGGGCAAAGTTGAATCTAGTTGGGTGCTTTTCAAGTGGGTCTCATTAGAATTAACATTAATATCTCCTGTTGCTAAATTGGACCACAATTAATGACTCTATCTTTTTTGCAGCGTATGTTAGATCATTTGCGTTAACTACAGtttcaaaagctcgagctattagaaaagAGCCAGCCAATTCACTTCTatggatctcgattgtgactcgatcCATCAAGGTCTCTGTAATGTAGGCAGGATGCTGGCTTACTTGACAACAGTGTAGGCTTTTTCAATCTTGCTATTTATAGTACTCTGTCTTTTAAATTTCTAGGTTTTTCAAGTCCTTGCCTTCTCCATACAAATTTACTTCAATTACATATTGAGAACTATTATACAGCCACAAAAGGGATTGAAAAGGATGAAATAACTAGTGatcttataaaagaaaaaaaaaaaaaaaaaaaaaaaaaaNTAGAATGATggtatatttcaaaaaataaataaattgtgaGTTCTTCTTACAAGCATTGATAAAACTATTTCTTAAAAAACTGTTAATCAAACAGGAATGTTTAATTGAAGTTCTTCATGATTCTAGTTGAATCCTTATAAGGTCATTGAAATTATGAAACACACTACCAACTGGTAGAGCAAAAGATGTGTTTGATATAACCAGAACAATTaatgtttaatttaattattagttaCTAACATTGATACATCTTACATACAAATGGGCTTATTGTAGGATTAATTTAATGAATTATTTGAGATTGTTATAAACATCATTAATTTCCTTTCATGTTACTCAtcttttgcatgatttttttttttttcctccatggCATCTCCTTgagaaaattcacaaatttttttttttaaaaaaaaaagtgttggaCCTTCTCTTTGGTCCATAGGCTCACTACCGAAGCTTGTTCAAACGTAGGCCCGAATACCCGATCCATTTGTGTCTCTTTTGCTAAGAATAGCTTGTATACATTATCTCTAGTTGTGCTGAATTATTTTGTAGTGTAAAAGTAATCTTAATAtcaatttttccttttctccaaATTAAATTCCAAAGACAAAAAATGACCCCCAAAAAAAGCATTTAATACTAAGAGAAAATAGAGAGATTTAGCATGCTAGATGTTCTCTTTAGTTATCCTTGCTTTTCAATAGTAATATCACCATTAATTGCACACTTCTAATGAAAgcaaacgagaaaaaaaaaaaaagaacaataatGTCTAAATAATATCACTATCGTGTCGTTACCACCTTTAACACAATAATCACCATTATCGTCTCCGTCGCTACTATTACTATCAACATTATTAATGTCTCGGCATTACCAATTAATACTCCcttaatttgttttgttttttccctATATATCTACAAGGATCTCCTTTTGTTGAATGCTTAAATCCTTGGTCCTCATTGCACCAAACCGTGCTCCACATGATTAATCGAACATATGCCTAAAAAATATGtcttagaaaaaaatatttgcccAAAAAGTCATATAATTAGATGTGCTTCTCTGTTAGCTGAGGTGCAGCATCTGTACTTTCAACCTTAACGAATTACTACGTGCTTAAGAAATTCGAAGAAAGAAAGTTAATTTGGATACTTagccaaaaaaaggaaaaaaaaaatcacaacaaagtaaacaaaatataaatcttGGTTTAAGTACATTTCGTTTAACACGCGCATGTGCAAGTTGTCAAACTTGGACTATAAAATAATTGCAACAACCAGTAAGCAATAGTCAAGCTTGAACCAAGTTGCACAAGTGTGTCTAAGGACTTTGTGGACCTAATATCTCCTCCCTTACTAATTAAtactcaattaaaaaaatttaacaaatataataaaacaaaataaaataaaataaaataaagctcCTCAACTAACAAGTAGAGAGATCACACAAATGAAAAGTATTAAACCAATGAGGAGGCTTCTGCAACACAGAATCCCTGGGCCTACAGTTCATCATATgactttaaatattaaatctCTGAAAATTGTTTCCACATATAAGAAGTTTGACATTGATCATCTTCAACGTCACCCAACTTgccatatattatattattagacCTTTTAGGAGTGGTAGATGCTACGAGTACCCTTAAAAGAGAGTACAAAGCTCAGATGAAAGATGCGCCATGAGATTTTTTGTAAAGGGCGCTAGCTCTATCCTAATTGTGCATCTCAAATCATAATTTAGGTTAGTTGGAGCGATATATTGCACACTAGAATATGACATATTCACAGAATAGTAGTTTGTTACTGTTTCCTTCATATTCTCAGTCAAACTCTCATTAaagatttcttaaaaaattactaatgtGCTGACATATTGACTTACTCATGTGTTacaaatatctatatatatatatctataaaattaggctgctatactatttatagtactgAGCTCtcgtactatagtgtttgttttcgatcttaggacgttcaaatcaacgatctacaccgttaaatatgatctagagtatatgaatttcttaggaataaaattttagtttttttcgatatcgtttacttagaaaataaattatatcaaaatggacagtaaaaattgaataatctttaaaatttgagcataggacttttaaattcaaNTATGAGAGCagtaatttctctttttattttattttttgctaagAGACTAATCTTAAGGTGCCCATTTGCATGCATGCTCTCATACAAAAGGGTGTTTGTGAGTACATGGAATGTCGGAGGCGAGCCGCCGAGTGATGATCTAAATTTGGAGGATTGGTTGGATATAAACAACAATTCATATGACATTTATGTTCTAGGGTAATTCCATTTACTAattccaattatatatatatgtaccaagTTTAGCAAATAATATATAGCTGTGATTCTTGGTGCACGGCTAATTACTATTAGAAAGGATATTAATTTGCTAAACAACACAAAACCCCTACAAATATCGCAATTTTTCACTTCACAAACCACAACAATTCTTGGTGGTTGATTAAAGTGTGGTTGTCAAAATTTACGCATGGTcaatatgaaaatcatgatGTTTataaatgttcttttttttattatatatatatttatattttttttgcattttagccAAGAATTAATGTTTGAATCCTTGTGGTAATTAATTAAGGTATTAATTAATCCTCCTTGGTCATTAAAGGTTCCAAGAAGTTGTGCCACTGAGTGCCAAAAATGTGCTAGGGCCTGAGAGGAGTTGGGTCTCCATGAAATGGAATTCACTCATTAGAGAAACCCTAAACAAGTCGCTTtccgaaaagaaaaatattgctAATGAAGAAACCAAGctaggggagagaaagaaattGCACCAATTGAGGGAAATTGCACCAAGCTCATGTGAAGGATCAAGTGAGAAAAATGCAGCAGAAAATTTCAGATGCATCATAAGCAAGCAAATGGTTGGGATTCTGGCCTCAGTGTGGGTGAGGGGTGATCTTTGGCAATATGTTCATCATCCGAGTGTTTCGTGCGTCGGTTGCGGCGTTATGGGGTGCTTAGGAAACAAGGTAAgcgaaaattttgataaaatgtaCTTGAAATTGTTGTCTAGTGCAAATTCTAGTCAAATCTAGGGACTAATTAAGTTTATGATTAACCTAAACAGTATGGTAATTAGCTTAAACTTTGTGTTCTACGAGGGCAGGGTGCGGTATCGGTTAGGTTTTACCTGCACGATACGAGCTTTTGCTTCGTCTGCTGTCACTTGGCTTCTGGAGGTAAGGAAGGGGATGTGCTTCTAAGGAATTCGGACATGGCGGATATTTTTGCGAGGACGAGATTCCCCCGATGTGGCTCTCTTGATTTTCCACAAAAGATCCTCGATCATgagtaagtaaaaaaaaaaaattttaaaaattttaaataatataattcacTAACATGGTTGGGTTAGTCTTTCACtagaattttcaattttatgaGCAATTGATTATTTTACTCAAAAATCTACATTTGGATTTGCTGAAGATCTCAAGCTTAGATGCGGAAGAGAGtgttaaatatgaaatataatacaccattaaactctctctctctctcattaagAGATGATGCAACTCATGATCATAAATTAATTCAAGCTTAAAATATTGCTATGTTAGTAgataatttgaagtttatctgaGGTACattaaaatgtttaaaacaGTTAATACTAGTTGAAGTTGACATAACCATGTCATGACAAAAGGTCAGTGGGAACCATAAAGAGAATCTCCCTTTGTTAGTAGACTAAACAATCACAAGATAAGAGCAAATCTAATTCTTAATTGACaacttttatttcttattcAAATTGATGGCACTATTTATAGTAATTATATGTGTAACAGCATCATCATCAACAGTTGAAACCATCCACAAAATAGAAATACTTTccatatttaattttcatgGTATCTccataaaaattctaaaatatattttattttgtgcaGCCGTGTTGTCTTACTTGGCGATTTGAATTATAGAATCTCTTTGCCCGAGAGTAAGACGCGATTTCTCGTCGAACAAAAGATGTGGAACATCTTGCTAGAGAAAGACGAGGTACTAActattcctcttttttttttttaattgcaatTGAGAATGAATTTTGATCCTTGTTTGAGTGAAGTGTCTGATTATCCTAACATATATGGTTATGATGTTGTGAAATTTTAGCTAAAATCCGAGGTCTCCGTTGGTCGAACATTCGAAGGTTGGAATGAGGGTTTAATCACATTTTCCCCTACATATAAGTACTATCCAAACTCAGATGAGTATTATGGATGTACACACAATATCAAGTGCGAAAAAAGGCGAGCACCTGCATGGTAAATttactcctcttttttttcttctgatttTTCATGAATTTAAAATGAATATTGTTGATTATAAATTGTTTGAAATTGATTTGCAGGTGCGATCGAATTCTTTGGCATGGCCGGGGATGGAAGCAAACCCGATACGAGAAATGCGACTCGAGATTGTCCGATCACCGACCGGTGCGAGCGGTTTTTAGTGTTGAAGTTGAGATAGTGAGAAGTTTGAGTTCCTTGGGGAGCTTCTTCTCGTCAGAAAGATTAGATTGTAGTGTAGATGATTTTAATTTGCAATCAAATGATGGACCAAATAATAAAATGTCAAGCTTATAATTAAGTTTAGCTAATCTTTGGCTCTCTTTATTTTCTCAACTATGATAGGCAACATTAGGGCCTAGCTACTTGTCTCACCCAATACTCAATACATAGTATTTGAGACGCCGAAAAACAAGGAAATAGCGAGAAATGTTACTATTCAAGGTCTAACTGGTTCGACCAGTGGTCTAACCACTGATTTGGGTACCACAACTAGTTTTTTGTTCAACCATATTACGGATTATAGGGTTCGAATGTGAGAGCACATAAGAAGAATGTAGGTTCGCGCCAACTGAGCACGACAACTAATTTAGGACTGAAACTAGAAAACGAAGTTTAACCGACAAATTAGGATAAGAGAATGGTACTGCAAGAGTGTGCTGTACCAAATGAAATTGAtatgagagaaaaaagaaaagatagttCAGGTTAACCCATACCTTGAACACCCATAGTTTTTGGTAATAGATTGTAAGTGGTATTCCAATTAATGATGGGGAGTGACAAAGCATTACAATTTTGAACCATGCATGAACAACATGCATTGATGAAGGAAATTAAAGAGTCAACTAATTCTCCTTTTGAAATATGCCCATACAACAATCAATTATTGGTACTAAGCCGGTGGGTTAACTGCACCAGGGGTCCCCGACCTTTACCAATTTTTCATTTTGTCCCcaaatctttattttctttgttattGATTCTCtgacttttattatttatttcgatTAAAATGTTGTTAAGTTTTACAAAATAGTGTCACATCAAACCAACCAATAATTGATATATGAATACCACGTCAATATCAAATCTTGTCACGTGGCAGTTATTGAGTTATCAACATTTTTCAATGTCAATGACTAAATGAAACAAATTTTCTATATTCATCAAAGACCCCAACCACTGAAAGTAAGGACAAATGGATGGCTAAGGTGCCCTCTACTATCAATGATGAGAGTACATTTCTCTGATTTTGAATGATTG contains the following coding sequences:
- the LOC109725415 gene encoding type IV inositol polyphosphate 5-phosphatase 9-like isoform X2 — translated: MLSYKRVFVSTWNVGGEPPSDDLNLEDWLDINNNSYDIYVLGFQEVVPLSAKNVLGPERSWVSMKWNSLIRETLNKSLSEKKNIANEETKLGERKKLHQLREIAPSSCEGSSEKNAAENFRCIISKQMVGILASVWVRGDLWQYVHHPSVSCVGCGVMGCLGNKGAVSVRFYLHDTSFCFVCCHLASGGKEGDVLLRNSDMADIFARTRFPRCGSLDFPQKILDHEISLPESKTRFLVEQKMWNILLEKDELKSEVSVGRTFEGWNEGLITFSPTYKYYPNSDEYYGCTHNIKCEKRRAPAWCDRILWHGRGWKQTRYEKCDSRLSDHRPVRAVFSVEVEIVRSLSSLGSFFSSERLDCSVDDFNLQSNDGPNNKMSSL
- the LOC109725415 gene encoding type IV inositol polyphosphate 5-phosphatase 9-like isoform X1, with the translated sequence MLSYKRVFVSTWNVGGEPPSDDLNLEDWLDINNNSYDIYVLGFQEVVPLSAKNVLGPERSWVSMKWNSLIRETLNKSLSEKKNIANEETKLGERKKLHQLREIAPSSCEGSSEKNAAENFRCIISKQMVGILASVWVRGDLWQYVHHPSVSCVGCGVMGCLGNKGAVSVRFYLHDTSFCFVCCHLASGGKEGDVLLRNSDMADIFARTRFPRCGSLDFPQKILDHDRVVLLGDLNYRISLPESKTRFLVEQKMWNILLEKDELKSEVSVGRTFEGWNEGLITFSPTYKYYPNSDEYYGCTHNIKCEKRRAPAWCDRILWHGRGWKQTRYEKCDSRLSDHRPVRAVFSVEVEIVRSLSSLGSFFSSERLDCSVDDFNLQSNDGPNNKMSSL